The Metabacillus schmidteae nucleotide sequence CCGGCAGTCGAAATGATTATTACTGATGAATCAAGAGAAAGATGTATTCAAAAAGTAGAAGAAGGTTTAGCGAAAAGTCTCAAAAAAATGAAGAATGAACAGCAAAAGGAATTGCTTATTGAGAATGTTCAATACGATATAGAACGATTGCGCAACAATCAGCTAAATCAGGATATGTTTAAGTTTTCATCACTCTTCTATGAGCAGCCTACTAGTTTACTAGATTATTTCTCTAAAGATGCCATCGTGATCCTAGATGAAATAAGCAGAATTCATGAAACTTATGAACAGTTAGAACGTGAAGAAGCTGAGTGGTTCACAGGTTTGCTTGAAGAAGGAAAGATTTTTCAAGATGTGACAATGTCTCATTCATATATGGATGTTATGTCAAAAAGCAAGCATCCGTCCATCTATCTTTCCTTATTCTTAAGACATGTGCCACACACCAGTCCTCAAAATATATTAAATCTATCATGTAAACAAATGCAAAGCTTTCATGGCCAAATGAATGTGTTGAAAAATGAAATTGAACGTTGGCAAAAGGCACAGTATGCTGTTGCATTTCTTGGTGTAAATGAGGAAAGAACGAAGAAGCTTCAGGATGTGTTAGAAGACTATGATATTGAAGCTAAGATATTAGGTGAAGGTGAATTTTTACACAATGGAAAAATTTCCATTGTTGAAGGAGATTTACAAACAGGTTTTGAGCTCCCAATGCAAAAATTAGCTCTAATTACAGAAGAAGAGCTTTTTAAGAAAAGAGCCAAAAAACAGGTCAGAAGACAAAAACTTTCAAATGCAGAGCGGATTAAGAGCTACTCTGAATTGGAAATTGGTGACTATGTTGTTCATGTTAATCATGGGATAGGTAAATATCTTGGAATTGAAACACTTGAGATTAATGGGATTCATAAAGATTATTTAAATATACGCTATCAAGGTAGTGATCAGCTTTATGTTCCAGTTGATCAAATTGACCAAGTTCAAAAATATGTAGGCTCTGAAGGAAAAGAGCCAAAAATATATAAATTAGGCGGAAATGACTGGCGTCGAGTAAAGAAAAAGGTTGAGTCTTCTGTACAAGATATTGCAGATGATTTAATCAAATTGTATGCTGAGCGAGAAGCTAGTGAAGGTTATGCCTTTTCGCCGGATGGTGAAATGCAAAAAGAATTCGAGCTGGCTTTTCCTTATCAAGAAACAGAGGATCAAATTCGCTCTATTATAGAAATTAAGAAGGATATGGAAAGACTTCGTCCTATGGACCGCTTACTATGTGGAGATGTTGGATATGGAAAAACAGAAGTAGCCATTCGAGCTGCGTTTAAAGCAATTGCAGATGGAAAGCAAGTGGCCTTGCTTGTACCAACTACAATATTAGCTCAACAACATTATGAAACCGTTCGAGAAAGATTCCAGGATTATCCTATTAATGTAGGCCTCTTAAGTCGCTTTAGATCGAGAAAAGAAATTAATGAGACAACAAAGGGATTAGGTAATGGTTCTGTTGATATGGTAATAGGAACTCACCGTCTGCTTTCTAAAGATATTAAATACAAGGATTTAGGACTGCTTATTATTGATGAAGAGCAGCGATTTGGTGTCACACATAAAGAAAAAATAAAGCAATTAAAAGCAAATGTAGATGTGCTCACCTTAACAGCAACTCCAATCCCGAGAACCTTGCATATGTCAATGCTTGGAGTAAGAGACTTATCAGTAATCGAAACTCCACCCGAAAATCGTTTTCCAGTTCAAACATATGTGGTTGAGTACAATGGAGCCCTAGTAAGAGAAGCGATTGAAAGAGAGATGGCTCGTGGTGGCCAAGTATTCTTCCTGTATAACCGTGTTGAGGATATAGATCGTAAAGCAGAAGAGATTTCAATGCTTGTTCCTGATGCAAGGGTTACCTCTGCACACGGGAAAATGACTGAAAATGAACTTGAATCAGTGATGCTTAGCTTCCTTGAGGGAGAGTTCGATGTTTTAGTAAGTACAACAATTATTGAAACAGGTGTTGATATTCCTAATGTTAATACTTTAATTGTGAATGATGCTGATAAAATGGGATTATCACAGCTTTATCAGCTTCGTGGAAGGGTTGGTCGATCTAACCGTGTTGCATATGCGTATTTTACGTATAGAAAAGATAAAGTCTTAACAGAAGTTGCTGAAAAGCGACTACAGGCAATTAAGGAATTCACTGAGCTTGGTTCAGGCTTCAAAATTGCGATGAGAGATCTTTCCATTAGAGGGGCCGGTAACCTATTAGGTGCTCAACAGCACGGGTTTATTGATTCTGTAGGATTTGATTTATACTCTCAAATGTTAAAAGAAGCTATTGAGGAAAGACAAGTAGATAAGCCGAAACAAAAGGCGATTGATGTCGAGATCGATCTTCAGGTTGATGCTTATCTTCCACAGACATACATTACTGATGGACGTCAAAAAATTGATATGTACAAACGTTTTAGGTCAATAACTGAGTTACTGGAACTTGAAGAATTACAAGAAGAAATGATTGATCGGTTTGGAGAATATCCTGTTGAAGTTGAGTATCTCTTCCATATTGCCAAAATTAAAGTTTTTGCTATACAAGAACGGGTTGAACTCATTAAGCAGGAGAAAGAAACCATTATGATTCTTATAGAAGATGAAGCTAGTAATCAAATCGATGGACAAAAACTGTTTGAATTAAGTAATAAGTATCCTCGTATTGTCGGTTTAGGAATGGAAGGTAGCAGATTGAAGCTAACAGTCAATTCAAAGGGTCAGGAAGTTGAAAAATGGTTGGCGATCATTACAGACCTTTTAAATGGGCTTTCACAGGTGAAAAAAGAGGAAATTTCAACAAAATAGTTTAGAAAATGTTTTTATAGGTTAATAATAGTAGTTGCTTTTTTCTACACTTTCTCCTAAAAAATCCGATTCAGGATGTATATTACACGAATGGTGAAGGATACTAATTTCAACAAACGATGATTGTTACATAGAAAGAAGCTCCTGTCATAAATAATCATTATTTTTATACTTACAGCAGGATAAAAACAACAATCATCACTATCCTATCATCCGATGAAAGTGAGGCAACATAAGATGAAAGCAACTGGTATTGTTCGTCGCATTGATGATTTAGGTCGCGTAGTGATCCCGAAGGAAATACGTAGAACTCTACGAATTCGTGAGGGAGATCCTTTAGAAATTTTTGTGGATCGCGACGGTGAAGTCATTCTAAAGAAATACTCACCGATTAGCGAGCTAAGCGATTTTTCCAAAGAATATGCTGATGCCTTATACGATAGTTTAGGACATCCTGTTTTAATCTGTGATAGAGACTCATTCATTGCAGTATCTGGCGGGTCTAAAAAGGAATACTTAAACAAGAATATTAGTGAAGTTGTCGAGCAGGTTATGGAAGAAAGAAGTTCAGTATTAAAAGCTGATGCAGGAGACATCCAAATCGTTGAAGGCTTAAGTGAAGAAATTAAGTCATATACAATTGGGCCAATTGTTGCTAATGGGGACCCAATTGGAGCAGTCATCATTCTTTCCAAGGAGCAGTCTATTGGAGAGGTTGAACATAAGGCAGTGGAAACAGCTGCAGGATTTTTAGCTCGTCAAATGGAGCAATAAGGTAAAGAGGTAGAGGTAGCGGGTTTACGCTACCTCTTTTTATGGCTTTAAATAAAATTAACTAGTTTAATCTTGATACGTGAGGGCTGACCAAGGCGCTTGCGTTTTTGTTATATGCTATAATTGTGTATAGAGGATGGTTGAGAGGAGATAGAATGAACACCGAAAAAAATCATATGAATATAGCCTTGCGCGGTGTATTCATCCTGACGATTGCAGGATTGGTAACAAAAATTTTAAGTGCAGCTTACCGTGTTCCCTATCAGAATATTGTAGGGGATATTGGATTTTATATATATCAGCAAGTTTATCCTTTTTACGGAATGAGCGTTGTTTTAGCAACTTCCGGCTTTCCTGTTATGATATCGAAGGTGATGAGTGATTTAGGACATGGAAAATCCGAAGAGGTTCGTTCAAAGATTTTATCCATTACTATGATCTATCTAACAGTATTTGGGATAGCATTGTTTTTACTTCTATACATATTTTCAAATCCTATCTCAGACGTAATGGGTGATACAAAATTAGCCCCTCTTATTAAAATAGCTTCTTTATCATTTATAGTGGCTCCTTTTGTTTCATTACTAAGAGGGTATTTTCAATACGAGCAGAATATGCAACCGACTGCTATATCTCAGGTAGTTGAACAGGGATTTCGGGTCTCATTTATTTTAATAAGTTCTTATCTTTTCATTCAGCTGGGGTATGATCTTTATACTGCTGGATGGGGAGCCTTGTTATCATCTGTCATTGGAAGTATAGCAGGTTTTTTCGTTCTTCTTTTTATCTGGAAACGAAATAAAAAAAATCAAATCTTGCATTGGAATAAATCTGCATCTATTAAAACTAGACAAATTGTAGCAACTTTAATTAAATACAGTTTTAGCTTTGGAATAAGCAGCTTATTGTTAATTTTTATTCAATTGGTGGACGCCCTGAATTTATATGCGTTATTACTTCATAATGGAATGGCTGAGGAGCTGGCTAAAGTTGCGAAAGGCGTGTATGACAGAGGACAACCACTAATACAATTAGGTACTGTAGTAGCTACCTCTTTTGCTTTATCACTTGTGCCAGCTATAGCTCAAGCAAAAATGCAACAAAATGAGAGGTTTATAAAGGAAAAGCTATATATTTCATTAAAATTATGTTTAGTGATTGGAGCTGGAGCTGCTGCTGGATTAATAGCTTTAATAGAACCTGTTAATATCATGCTTTTTAAAGATGCAACAGGCACAAATGTACTGATGGTCTTAAGCGGATCTATTTTATTTACCTCAATTTGTCTAACAATGTTTGCTGTATTACAAGGTTTAGGGTATACATTTGTACCTGCAGTAGCTGTTGTGATCGGTGTGGTTTTTAAATACCTTGGAAATTTGATACTTATTCCCGAGTTTGATGTGATGGGAGCAGCTATATCAAGTTTAGGAGCATATTTCATTGTGGCTTTGGTCATGATGGTATTCATAAAAGCCAAGGGTTTTTCTTTCCCTTATTTAAAAACAATTGGCCAAATTGGAATTTCCATTATTGTTATGGTTGCTATTCTCAAATTTGGTCTAAATTTTGTTGGATCAGAAAATCGTATACACTCAACAATCATTTCTTTAATAGGAGTAATGATAGGTGGCATTCTTTATATCATGGTCATTTTAAAAATGAAAGTATTCTCATATTCAGAGGTTCAATATATTCCTGTAGTAAAGAAACTTTTCAAATTGAAACGAGGTACATAGATGACAAAAACAATTACAATTGTAGGGCTGGGAGCAGGAGATCTAAATCAGCTGCCTTATGGTGTTTACCGATTATTGACTCAATCAAAACACCTATACTTACGAACAAAGGAACATCCTGTAATAAGTGAATTAGGTGATCAAATACAATTTGAGTCCTTTGATGGTATTTATGAGCAATATGATGATTTTGATCAGGTATATACAACAATTGTCGATGCTCTTTTTGCGAAAGCAAATGACATGGATATAATCTATGCTGTGCCAGGTCATCCGCTTGTTGCCGAAAAAACAGTTCAGCTTTTATTAAAAGAAGGTAGAGAAAAAGGATTTAATATTAAAATTGAGGGTGGACAGAGCTTTCTGGATTCTACCTTTCAAGCATTAGAAATAGATCCTGTTGAAGGATTCCAGCTTGTTGATGCATTTGATTTGAAAGGTGAGATCCTGCAGCTTAAAGGACATGTCATTATCACTCAAGTTTATGATCAAATGGTTGCCTCAGAAGTTAAGCTAACATTAATGGAGCAATTACCGGATACTTATAAAGTAAAAATTGTCACAGCTGCAGGCAGTAGTCTTCAGGAAATAAAAGAAATCGAGCTCTATGAATTAGATCGGGAAACAACTATTAATAATTTGACAAGTGTCTATATTCCGCCTGTGAAGGATGAAACCATTCTTTATCACCAATTTTCCTCCTTCCGTCAAATTATTGCCGAGTTAAGGGGACCGAACGGATGTCCATGGGATAAAGAACAAACACATCAATCATTAAAGAAATATCTTATAGAAGAATGCTATGAACTATTAGAGGCAATCGATAAGGATGATATTGATCATATCATTGAAGAGCTGGGAGATGTATTATTACAGGTTGTTCTTCATGCTCAAATTGGTGATGATGAAGGAATGTTTTCCATTGATGATGTGATTAAAGGTGTAGCAGAAAAAATGGTTCGGCGTCATCCTCATGTTTTTGGGAATCAATCTGTTCAAGATTCGGATGAAGTTCTGATAAACTGGGAGGAAATAAAGCGGAAAGAGAAAGGGACAACAGAAGAGAAATCTGTATTGGATACTGTTGCATCTTCACTACCAGCACTATCTAAAGCCTTTCATTTGCAAAAGAAGGCAGCAAAGGTTGGCTTTGATTGGCCATCAGTAGAAGGCGCCTGGGATAAGGTAAAAGAAGAATTAAAAGAATTTGAGGATGAAATTGCTGCAAATAAAGATCATTCTTTCATCATGAAAGAGTTTGGTGACCTTTTATTTGCATTCGTGAATGTTGGAAGACATTATAAAATTGAACCGGAAGAAGCATTATCTTCAACAAACGTAAAGTTCTATGATCGGTTTAGATATATAGAAAAGAGGGCACTTGAACATAAGCAGGAACTTCAAAACATGTCTTTAGAAGAAATGGATCTTTATTGGAACGAAGCAAAGAAATTAGATAAAGAATGAGGGATGTAAGGTGAGATTAGATAAATTCTTAAAGGTTTCAAGAATAATTAAACGAAGAACATTAGCTAAGGAAGTAGCAGATCAAGGAAGGATTTCAATTAATGGGACACCAGGTAAAGCAAGCTCGAATGTGAAAGTTGGTGATGAGCTGGTTATCCGATTTGGACAAAAGCTTGTGACGGTAGTTATTGAAGATTTGAAGGAAACGACAAGAAAAGAAGAAGCGACAAACCTTTATAGGGTGGTAAAGGAAGAGAAGATCGAGCAAGAGTCTTTGTAAGAGTGTTCCTTGGATGCCCAGTCTGACCAAGGCGTTTCCGTAATTGTGCGATAGAAATGTAAAATATCTTACTTAGTATTGGTGTCCAGCTCCAGGCGCCATCGGCTCGAGGCCATAAGTCAAGTAGGAATTGAAGGTAAAGAACACCTTCTATTCCTACTCGTCTTATGCTTGTCGCCGATTAGCGGGCACCTTCCGCATTTCATTTATAGCTTGTTCTAAACCGAATTCTGGGATCATACACATGTAAAAGAAAATCCTTTATTAGAATTCGGAGGTAGAATATGAGCCAATACTATGAAAATCATGCATCTGTTCATAAAGGTACAGTTCAAGAGCATGATGTGATCATGCGAGGCAGAAAGTTAATAGAAATCACTGGGGTAAAGCAAGTTGAAAGCTTTGATAGTGAGGAATTCTTATTAGATACCGTTATGGGGGCTTTAGCGATACGTGGTCAAAACCTTCAAATGAAAAATTTAGATGTGGATAAAGGAATCGTATCAATAAAAGGCAGTAGAATTTTTGACCTTATCTATTTGGATGAACAGCATTCGGAGAAAGCTAAAGGACTCTTTAGCAAGTTATTTAAATGAGTTTAACGACACAGTTTTATACTATGCTTGCGATGGTAGGAATGGGTAGCTGGATAGGAGTAGCTCTTGACACATATGGTCGCTTTTTGAAGCGGCCATTGAGGGCTAGATGGGTAATTTTTATCAATGACTTTATGTTTTGGGTTGTTCAAGGCCTAATTTTATTCTATCTGCTGTTACTTGTAAATGAAGGGGAACTAAGGATTTACATCTTCCTTGCCTTACTATGCGGATATGCTGCGTACCAAGGACTCTTCAAACAGGTTTATTTGAAGTTATTAGAGTATTTAATACAGACAAGTATTCGATTATATAACATTATCATTAAAATCGGACAGGTTATGCTTGTTCGCCCAATACGGGCGTTAATCCAATTTTTCATTGTGATTGTACTTGGAATTTTAAACGTTATATGGAAATTATTAAAATGGGCTTTTCAATTTCTCTATACATTGGTTAAAATTTTATTAGCCCCTTTAAGATGGACAGGAAGGCTTTTGTGGAAATTAGTACCATTACAGATCAGGCAGTTTTTCACAAGAATTCTTTACAAGTTAGCAGGATATCTAAAAAAAATCAAGAATACTTTGAATAAGCTAAAATTGTGGTGGCAGCGTTTAACAAAGAAGTAAGGAGGATAAACATGAGTCTCGAAAGATCGAAGAAAATTACAGAATTACAATCACAGTATGCAATGGAGCAGGAAAGACAACAGCAAATTTCCAAAAGGCGCAAAAGAGGCTTATTTCGGCGGCTACTAGTACTTGGAATCTTAGTCATCATTACTTCTTCTGTTATATTGACCACTTTATTTAGTCAATCTTCTGCAATAAATGAAAAAATCGAGCAAAAAGAAAAGCTGGAAGATGAATTAGCAGGTTTAGAAAAGAATGAAGATTTATTAAGGGAAGAAATAGTAAAACTTAATGATGATGAGTATATTGCGAAGATTGCAAGACGAGACTATTTCTTATCAGATGATAATGAAATCATCTTTAACATAAAAGATTAGCCTTGTTGACACTAGATTTTTTATTTATGTATAATATAATAAAGGTTCGAATGATTTTTTATCTGTTTAAGGAGGAGCATTATTTTTATGTCGATTGAAGTTGGCAGCAAGTTACAGGGTAAAGTGACGGGCATTACTAATTTTGGGGCGTTTGTGGAGTTACCAGGCGGATCCACAGGTCTTGTTCACATTAGTGAAGTAGCCGATAATTATGTGAAGGATATTAATGATCACTTAAAAGTCGGAGATGAAGTTACAGTAAAGGTTATTAATGTTGAAAACGATGGTAAAATTGGTTTATCTATTAAAAAGGCAATTGACCGTCCAGAACGTCCAGAACGTCCACAACGTCCTGAACGCCCAAGAAATTCAGATCGCCCAAGATCAAGAGGGAATGATTTCCGCAATAATAATAATAACAAAGAGAACTTTGAACAAAAGATGAATCGTTTCTTAAAAGATAGTGAAGATCGTCTAGCTTCATTAAAACGTAATACTGAATCAAAACGTGGTGGTCGTGGAGCTAGAAGAGGATAGCTTGCTGCTTTCATATACATTTTGTGCGAAAGGAAAACATAATTAATTATGTTTTCCTTTTTTATATGCTTATTTTATATAAAATTTTTATTGACGAAAGTATTTTTCAATTGTATTATATATCTTGTGCCTCAGAACAGGGCACATAAAAATAGGCTAAAATACTATGGCGGTGTAGCTCAGTTGACTAGAGCGAGCCGTAAACATCCTGAATGATCTTCTTCTTTGTAGGCTTGTGAGGAATGTGTCTGGAAGAGACAAGACGAACATGTTTTTAACAAAGAGCGTTTTAAAACTATGGCGGTGTAGCTCAGCTGGCTAGAGCGTACGGTTCATACCCGTGAGGTCGTGGGTTCGATTCCCTCCGCCGCTACCATAGATAAGATATACATATGGCCCGTTGGTCAAGCGGTTAAGACACCGCCCTTTCACGGCGGTAACACGGGTTCGAATCCCGTACGGGTCATCATTACGAAAAAACTAGTTGCGTCATGCAGCTAGTTTTTTTGTTTTAGAAATTGTATTAGTACATTTTTTCGTTCAATTAGAATCCGTTTTGGAAGATTGAACTAGATGAAATAATTAATTCGATCAAAGTTAATAAGTATTCGACCACTATTAGAATGATATCAACCACAGCCTATAACAATTCAACCATCATTCCACAGAATTCAACCAACCTCATAGTTTAATCAGAGAATAAAAATTCACCTTCCCTATTAATGTTCATCCGATTCCAACTTTATTTTGACTATTCCTGACTTGACACTACAGGTTTCACACAAATTTGACGAAAGACTTGATGAAAAGAATACTAATCAATTAGATATTTGTCGCTTTTTTCAAAAACAGTCGAACAGTTCTTTAGATACCCTACCTTCTTTTGACAAATTCCTGCCAGAAGCTTAGCTATAATTACAAGCAACATGAATAAGTGGGGGAATGAAAAATGGAAAAAGTAGAAAGAAGGTTAATGGAGCCGGTATCGAATTTGGGATTAGATAAAACCCAACAAGTGGTCAATCGATTCTTTCATCGAATTTCATCTAAAATTCAGCTTTTCCTCTTACATAAAGGAATTATTTATGGATTGATCGGATTCTTATTAGGACGGGCTATCATTCTGTCAGAAGTTTTGCCGTTTGCTCTCCCATTCTTCGGAGCAATCTTACTTATGAAAAGGGACAAGGCCTTGTTAGTGGGATTATCACTTATGCTTGGGGGTCTAACAATTTCTTTTCAAGTAGCCTCAGTGATTCTGATTTCGATTATTGGCTTCCTGATCTTGAATCGACTCGTCTCTTATGTATCTAAGGATCAATTAAAGGTACTTCCTTTTGTTATTTTTGGAACGGTTGCTATAACAAGACTTGCTTATTCCTTTGCAATTAAAACAGAGTTAATGCTGTATGACTATATGATGGCAGGGGTGGAATCAGGTCTTTCCTTTATTTTAACGTTAATTTTTCTTCAAAGTATTCCATTGATATCGGCGCGGAAATATAAACAATCGTTAAAGATTGAAGAAATTATATGTATTATGATCCTTCTTGC carries:
- the mfd gene encoding transcription-repair coupling factor translates to MKSLQQFFYENDDFKTIVSGIEEGLKEQLVSGLSGSARTVFTASLYQELNKSILIVTHNLFQAQKIYEDLLNLIKEDVYLYPVNDLIASEVAVASPELKAQRIEVLNQLSEDKNSIVVAPVAGIRRLLPPKSLWKQKQYKLSLGQDIDLDEYIQHFISLGYERVDMVSSPGEFSVRGGIVDIYPLTEDNAIRIELFDTEIDSIRSFNIEDQRSIKMLKHVMIGPAVEMIITDESRERCIQKVEEGLAKSLKKMKNEQQKELLIENVQYDIERLRNNQLNQDMFKFSSLFYEQPTSLLDYFSKDAIVILDEISRIHETYEQLEREEAEWFTGLLEEGKIFQDVTMSHSYMDVMSKSKHPSIYLSLFLRHVPHTSPQNILNLSCKQMQSFHGQMNVLKNEIERWQKAQYAVAFLGVNEERTKKLQDVLEDYDIEAKILGEGEFLHNGKISIVEGDLQTGFELPMQKLALITEEELFKKRAKKQVRRQKLSNAERIKSYSELEIGDYVVHVNHGIGKYLGIETLEINGIHKDYLNIRYQGSDQLYVPVDQIDQVQKYVGSEGKEPKIYKLGGNDWRRVKKKVESSVQDIADDLIKLYAEREASEGYAFSPDGEMQKEFELAFPYQETEDQIRSIIEIKKDMERLRPMDRLLCGDVGYGKTEVAIRAAFKAIADGKQVALLVPTTILAQQHYETVRERFQDYPINVGLLSRFRSRKEINETTKGLGNGSVDMVIGTHRLLSKDIKYKDLGLLIIDEEQRFGVTHKEKIKQLKANVDVLTLTATPIPRTLHMSMLGVRDLSVIETPPENRFPVQTYVVEYNGALVREAIEREMARGGQVFFLYNRVEDIDRKAEEISMLVPDARVTSAHGKMTENELESVMLSFLEGEFDVLVSTTIIETGVDIPNVNTLIVNDADKMGLSQLYQLRGRVGRSNRVAYAYFTYRKDKVLTEVAEKRLQAIKEFTELGSGFKIAMRDLSIRGAGNLLGAQQHGFIDSVGFDLYSQMLKEAIEERQVDKPKQKAIDVEIDLQVDAYLPQTYITDGRQKIDMYKRFRSITELLELEELQEEMIDRFGEYPVEVEYLFHIAKIKVFAIQERVELIKQEKETIMILIEDEASNQIDGQKLFELSNKYPRIVGLGMEGSRLKLTVNSKGQEVEKWLAIITDLLNGLSQVKKEEISTK
- the spoVT gene encoding stage V sporulation protein T, with protein sequence MKATGIVRRIDDLGRVVIPKEIRRTLRIREGDPLEIFVDRDGEVILKKYSPISELSDFSKEYADALYDSLGHPVLICDRDSFIAVSGGSKKEYLNKNISEVVEQVMEERSSVLKADAGDIQIVEGLSEEIKSYTIGPIVANGDPIGAVIILSKEQSIGEVEHKAVETAAGFLARQMEQ
- a CDS encoding putative polysaccharide biosynthesis protein; the encoded protein is MNTEKNHMNIALRGVFILTIAGLVTKILSAAYRVPYQNIVGDIGFYIYQQVYPFYGMSVVLATSGFPVMISKVMSDLGHGKSEEVRSKILSITMIYLTVFGIALFLLLYIFSNPISDVMGDTKLAPLIKIASLSFIVAPFVSLLRGYFQYEQNMQPTAISQVVEQGFRVSFILISSYLFIQLGYDLYTAGWGALLSSVIGSIAGFFVLLFIWKRNKKNQILHWNKSASIKTRQIVATLIKYSFSFGISSLLLIFIQLVDALNLYALLLHNGMAEELAKVAKGVYDRGQPLIQLGTVVATSFALSLVPAIAQAKMQQNERFIKEKLYISLKLCLVIGAGAAAGLIALIEPVNIMLFKDATGTNVLMVLSGSILFTSICLTMFAVLQGLGYTFVPAVAVVIGVVFKYLGNLILIPEFDVMGAAISSLGAYFIVALVMMVFIKAKGFSFPYLKTIGQIGISIIVMVAILKFGLNFVGSENRIHSTIISLIGVMIGGILYIMVILKMKVFSYSEVQYIPVVKKLFKLKRGT
- the yabN gene encoding bifunctional methyltransferase/pyrophosphohydrolase YabN, which translates into the protein MTKTITIVGLGAGDLNQLPYGVYRLLTQSKHLYLRTKEHPVISELGDQIQFESFDGIYEQYDDFDQVYTTIVDALFAKANDMDIIYAVPGHPLVAEKTVQLLLKEGREKGFNIKIEGGQSFLDSTFQALEIDPVEGFQLVDAFDLKGEILQLKGHVIITQVYDQMVASEVKLTLMEQLPDTYKVKIVTAAGSSLQEIKEIELYELDRETTINNLTSVYIPPVKDETILYHQFSSFRQIIAELRGPNGCPWDKEQTHQSLKKYLIEECYELLEAIDKDDIDHIIEELGDVLLQVVLHAQIGDDEGMFSIDDVIKGVAEKMVRRHPHVFGNQSVQDSDEVLINWEEIKRKEKGTTEEKSVLDTVASSLPALSKAFHLQKKAAKVGFDWPSVEGAWDKVKEELKEFEDEIAANKDHSFIMKEFGDLLFAFVNVGRHYKIEPEEALSSTNVKFYDRFRYIEKRALEHKQELQNMSLEEMDLYWNEAKKLDKE
- a CDS encoding RNA-binding S4 domain-containing protein, with product MRLDKFLKVSRIIKRRTLAKEVADQGRISINGTPGKASSNVKVGDELVIRFGQKLVTVVIEDLKETTRKEEATNLYRVVKEEKIEQESL
- the yabP gene encoding sporulation protein YabP, encoding MSQYYENHASVHKGTVQEHDVIMRGRKLIEITGVKQVESFDSEEFLLDTVMGALAIRGQNLQMKNLDVDKGIVSIKGSRIFDLIYLDEQHSEKAKGLFSKLFK
- the yabQ gene encoding spore cortex biosynthesis protein YabQ yields the protein MSLTTQFYTMLAMVGMGSWIGVALDTYGRFLKRPLRARWVIFINDFMFWVVQGLILFYLLLLVNEGELRIYIFLALLCGYAAYQGLFKQVYLKLLEYLIQTSIRLYNIIIKIGQVMLVRPIRALIQFFIVIVLGILNVIWKLLKWAFQFLYTLVKILLAPLRWTGRLLWKLVPLQIRQFFTRILYKLAGYLKKIKNTLNKLKLWWQRLTKK
- a CDS encoding FtsB family cell division protein, whose translation is MSLERSKKITELQSQYAMEQERQQQISKRRKRGLFRRLLVLGILVIITSSVILTTLFSQSSAINEKIEQKEKLEDELAGLEKNEDLLREEIVKLNDDEYIAKIARRDYFLSDDNEIIFNIKD
- a CDS encoding S1 domain-containing RNA-binding protein; translation: MSIEVGSKLQGKVTGITNFGAFVELPGGSTGLVHISEVADNYVKDINDHLKVGDEVTVKVINVENDGKIGLSIKKAIDRPERPERPQRPERPRNSDRPRSRGNDFRNNNNNKENFEQKMNRFLKDSEDRLASLKRNTESKRGGRGARRG